The Bradyrhizobium diazoefficiens genome contains the following window.
GCCTTCGTCGGCATCGTCGCGCTCGACATCTTCCTGTCGGTGCTGCTGCGCAACACGCTGAACTATTCGATCCCCGACAGCTTCGACATCGGCCGCATGCTGCTCGGTATCCTCATTTTCTGGGGCATCGCCGCGACCTCCTATCGCGGCACCCACATCACGGTCGACCTGGTCTGGGGCAATGTCGGCCCGCGCCATCAGCGTTGGATCGACGTGTTCGCGACGCTGGTGCTGCTGTTCGTCGTCAGCGTGCAGACCTGGACGCTGTTCGACAAGGTCCGCGGCACCTACAATGACAACGTTGAGACCTTCGACATGCACATGCCGACCTGGCCGTTCTTCGCGATTGCCTGGATCGGCGATGTCTCCGCCGTGCTGCTGATCGCGATCCGCACTTACCGGCTGATCTTCCATCCCGAAGAGATGCACGACCCCAAGCTGAAGGCGACGGAGTAATCATGAGCACCGATGCCGTCG
Protein-coding sequences here:
- a CDS encoding TRAP transporter small permease, with the protein product MKRWMDRVIDSIEWIAAAFVGIVALDIFLSVLLRNTLNYSIPDSFDIGRMLLGILIFWGIAATSYRGTHITVDLVWGNVGPRHQRWIDVFATLVLLFVVSVQTWTLFDKVRGTYNDNVETFDMHMPTWPFFAIAWIGDVSAVLLIAIRTYRLIFHPEEMHDPKLKATE